Proteins from one Bombyx mori chromosome 1, ASM3026992v2 genomic window:
- the LOC134198846 gene encoding uncharacterized protein LOC134198846 isoform X2, with the protein MSAPTELSFDEILKFMLAHNGKVTNHELVKHFKVFLMNPEMRDEARSTFKKNVNALAIIKTQNNEKWLILKKKYMPNNGKDMEEVSETKAESPHVGSLDTQLESDPPPPPRPPLPVQLNQDFSLLTNLIQDTQCNPISETQESLASAQSEDVPPKVHPRRRSSEKNLEKLSSPQTQSHRTSIPNNESVEISETSQSTLTSSRSESMLVDNEHKISVKERKQMFNRMASESDVLKSNKIGTSFSTMGTDEEDRISLDQKSETDPLDSKQKQWILCAARGEYHALAKMCKENVKLVKTKDPFTVSLHRHDIL; encoded by the exons atgtctgcTCCAACCGAGTTAAGTTTCGATGAAATACTTAAGTTTATGTTAGCACACAATGGTAAAGTTACAAACCACGAATTAGTGAAGCATTTCAAAGTTTTTCTTATGAATCCTGAGATGAGAG ACGAAGCAAGAAGTACTTTCAAAAAGAACGTTAATGCACTCGCTATAATAAAAACTCAAAACAATGAGAAATGGCTCATACTCAAAAAGAAGTATATGCCAAATAACGGTAAAGATATGGAAGAGGTCAGTGAGACTAAAGCTGAGTCACCACACGTGGGATCTCTTGACACGCAATTAGAGTCTGATCCCCCACCACCTCCAAGGCCGCCGTTACCAGTTCAACTTAATCAGGATTTCAGTTTATTGACTAATCTTATACAAGATACTCAGTGTAATCCAATAAGCGAAACCCAAGAAAGTCTTGCTTCAGCACAAAGTGAAGATGTACCACCAAAAGTCCATCCGAGAAGAAGATCTTCAGAAAAAAACTTGGAAAAACTGTcaagcccacagacacagtctcACCGTACCTCTATACCGAACAATGAAAGTGTTGAGATATCTGAGACCTCACAATCTACTTTGACTTCATCAAGAAGTGAGAGCATGCTGGTAGACAATGAGCACAAGATCTCAGTGAAGGAAAGAAAGCAAATGTTCAATCGAATGGCCTCAGAAAGTGATGTcttgaaatcaaataaaattggtACAAGCTTCAGCACAATG GGTACCGACGAGGAAGACAGGATTTCG CTTGACCAGAAAAGTGAGACAGATCCTTTGGATTCCAAACAAAAGCAATGGATATTGTGTGCCGCGAGAGGCGAGTATCACGCTCTTGCTAAAATGTGCAAAGAAAATGTAAAACTTGTGAAGACCAAG
- the LOC134198846 gene encoding uncharacterized protein LOC134198846 isoform X3 codes for MSAPTELSFDEILKFMLAHNGKVTNHELVKHFKVFLMNPEMRDEARSTFKKNVNALAIIKTQNNEKWLILKKKYMPNNGKDMEEVSETKAESPHVGSLDTQLESDPPPPPRPPLPVQLNQDFSLLTNLIQDTQCNPISETQESLASAQSEDVPPKVHPRRRSSEKNLEKLSSPQTQSHRTSIPNNESVEISETSQSTLTSSRSESMLVDNEHKISVKERKQMFNRMASESDVLKSNKIGTSFSTMGTDEEDRISLDQKSETDPLDSKQKQWILCAARGEYHALAKMCKENVKLVKTKIERCFTEKLLFIG; via the exons atgtctgcTCCAACCGAGTTAAGTTTCGATGAAATACTTAAGTTTATGTTAGCACACAATGGTAAAGTTACAAACCACGAATTAGTGAAGCATTTCAAAGTTTTTCTTATGAATCCTGAGATGAGAG ACGAAGCAAGAAGTACTTTCAAAAAGAACGTTAATGCACTCGCTATAATAAAAACTCAAAACAATGAGAAATGGCTCATACTCAAAAAGAAGTATATGCCAAATAACGGTAAAGATATGGAAGAGGTCAGTGAGACTAAAGCTGAGTCACCACACGTGGGATCTCTTGACACGCAATTAGAGTCTGATCCCCCACCACCTCCAAGGCCGCCGTTACCAGTTCAACTTAATCAGGATTTCAGTTTATTGACTAATCTTATACAAGATACTCAGTGTAATCCAATAAGCGAAACCCAAGAAAGTCTTGCTTCAGCACAAAGTGAAGATGTACCACCAAAAGTCCATCCGAGAAGAAGATCTTCAGAAAAAAACTTGGAAAAACTGTcaagcccacagacacagtctcACCGTACCTCTATACCGAACAATGAAAGTGTTGAGATATCTGAGACCTCACAATCTACTTTGACTTCATCAAGAAGTGAGAGCATGCTGGTAGACAATGAGCACAAGATCTCAGTGAAGGAAAGAAAGCAAATGTTCAATCGAATGGCCTCAGAAAGTGATGTcttgaaatcaaataaaattggtACAAGCTTCAGCACAATG GGTACCGACGAGGAAGACAGGATTTCG CTTGACCAGAAAAGTGAGACAGATCCTTTGGATTCCAAACAAAAGCAATGGATATTGTGTGCCGCGAGAGGCGAGTATCACGCTCTTGCTAAAATGTGCAAAGAAAATGTAAAACTTGTGAAGACCAAG ATTGAGCGTTGTTTTACTGAAAAACTTCTCTTTATaggataa
- the LOC134198846 gene encoding uncharacterized protein LOC134198846 isoform X1: MSAPTELSFDEILKFMLAHNGKVTNHELVKHFKVFLMNPEMRDEARSTFKKNVNALAIIKTQNNEKWLILKKKYMPNNGKDMEEVSETKAESPHVGSLDTQLESDPPPPPRPPLPVQLNQDFSLLTNLIQDTQCNPISETQESLASAQSEDVPPKVHPRRRSSEKNLEKLSSPQTQSHRTSIPNNESVEISETSQSTLTSSRSESMLVDNEHKISVKERKQMFNRMASESDVLKSNKIGTSFSTMGTDEEDRISLDQKSETDPLDSKQKQWILCAARGEYHALAKMCKENVKLVKTKDFVYFRLRCIGPVSEAMKIW, encoded by the exons atgtctgcTCCAACCGAGTTAAGTTTCGATGAAATACTTAAGTTTATGTTAGCACACAATGGTAAAGTTACAAACCACGAATTAGTGAAGCATTTCAAAGTTTTTCTTATGAATCCTGAGATGAGAG ACGAAGCAAGAAGTACTTTCAAAAAGAACGTTAATGCACTCGCTATAATAAAAACTCAAAACAATGAGAAATGGCTCATACTCAAAAAGAAGTATATGCCAAATAACGGTAAAGATATGGAAGAGGTCAGTGAGACTAAAGCTGAGTCACCACACGTGGGATCTCTTGACACGCAATTAGAGTCTGATCCCCCACCACCTCCAAGGCCGCCGTTACCAGTTCAACTTAATCAGGATTTCAGTTTATTGACTAATCTTATACAAGATACTCAGTGTAATCCAATAAGCGAAACCCAAGAAAGTCTTGCTTCAGCACAAAGTGAAGATGTACCACCAAAAGTCCATCCGAGAAGAAGATCTTCAGAAAAAAACTTGGAAAAACTGTcaagcccacagacacagtctcACCGTACCTCTATACCGAACAATGAAAGTGTTGAGATATCTGAGACCTCACAATCTACTTTGACTTCATCAAGAAGTGAGAGCATGCTGGTAGACAATGAGCACAAGATCTCAGTGAAGGAAAGAAAGCAAATGTTCAATCGAATGGCCTCAGAAAGTGATGTcttgaaatcaaataaaattggtACAAGCTTCAGCACAATG GGTACCGACGAGGAAGACAGGATTTCG CTTGACCAGAAAAGTGAGACAGATCCTTTGGATTCCAAACAAAAGCAATGGATATTGTGTGCCGCGAGAGGCGAGTATCACGCTCTTGCTAAAATGTGCAAAGAAAATGTAAAACTTGTGAAGACCAAG